From Streptomyces sp. NBC_00370, a single genomic window includes:
- a CDS encoding MFS transporter, with protein MRRFTDILPPPGPVRVLQTNNLIATIGYGLYTSGSAIFFVKESGISPSMVGLGFSAAGLAGVLLSMPIGRLADRWNSRDVSIACSTVLALLLIAAVFVHSFWEYLPVITGIGIVEAGGNVARGSLLAELVPKEQRVRTAAYSRVVTNIGFSLGALCAGVVLGVNTRAAYASLILGMAVAALAAAALSLRLPRPRSDRMGAGKETSGTRTYDLPYIAVSVVSSTTLIGNTVLTVGLPLWIITHTAVPPPLAAWMILGNTLLVIALQVRMSRGSDTVAGARRMQRGAFAVLALACASAAAVAELSTLAATGVLLVTVALLTLGELWGESANWSFRYGLAPDNAHGAYGGMYALGGSLPNIVGPVVVTFCTARFVPGGWFILASIFVAGLLANGPVISWAERTRTPEDATSSAGQQAGTDTVSSLMTPNRESG; from the coding sequence GTGCGGCGCTTCACAGATATCCTGCCGCCTCCAGGACCGGTCCGCGTCCTTCAGACGAATAACCTCATCGCGACAATCGGCTATGGTCTGTACACCTCTGGCAGCGCCATCTTCTTCGTGAAAGAGAGCGGAATATCCCCGTCCATGGTCGGACTGGGTTTTTCGGCGGCCGGCTTAGCCGGCGTGCTGCTCAGTATGCCCATAGGCCGCCTGGCCGACCGCTGGAACTCCCGCGACGTGTCGATCGCGTGCTCCACAGTGCTCGCATTACTGCTGATCGCCGCCGTGTTCGTGCACTCGTTCTGGGAGTACCTCCCGGTGATCACCGGGATCGGAATCGTCGAGGCCGGGGGCAACGTCGCACGCGGCTCCCTCCTTGCCGAACTGGTGCCGAAGGAACAGCGCGTGCGGACGGCCGCGTACAGCAGAGTGGTGACCAACATCGGATTCTCGCTGGGCGCGCTCTGCGCCGGCGTGGTGCTCGGCGTCAACACCAGAGCGGCGTACGCCTCGTTGATCCTGGGCATGGCGGTGGCCGCACTGGCCGCCGCGGCCTTGAGTCTGCGCCTGCCGCGCCCGCGTAGCGATCGGATGGGCGCGGGAAAGGAAACCAGCGGTACCCGGACATACGACCTCCCCTACATCGCCGTGTCGGTGGTGAGCAGCACCACCCTGATCGGCAACACGGTCCTGACCGTCGGGCTGCCCTTGTGGATCATCACCCACACCGCTGTGCCCCCACCGCTGGCCGCGTGGATGATTCTGGGCAACACACTCCTGGTGATCGCCCTCCAGGTGCGGATGTCCCGAGGGAGCGACACCGTCGCCGGCGCCCGGCGTATGCAGCGCGGTGCGTTCGCCGTCCTCGCCCTCGCCTGTGCGAGCGCCGCCGCCGTGGCGGAGCTCAGCACCCTCGCAGCGACCGGCGTCCTGTTGGTCACCGTCGCCCTGCTGACCCTGGGCGAGTTGTGGGGCGAGAGCGCCAACTGGTCGTTCCGCTACGGCCTGGCGCCGGACAACGCCCATGGTGCTTACGGCGGCATGTACGCGCTGGGCGGGTCGCTGCCGAACATCGTCGGACCGGTGGTGGTGACCTTCTGCACCGCGCGGTTCGTACCGGGCGGATGGTTCATCCTCGCTTCGATCTTCGTGGCCGGCTTGCTGGCAAACGGGCCGGTCATCTCCTGGGCCGAGCGCACCAGGACACCCGAGGACGCGACCTCGTCGGCGGGGCAGCAGGCCGGGACCGACACCGTCAGCTCATTGATGACACCGAATCGAGAGAGTGGATGA